ACCGATGCCGGGAAAGTGTTCTGGCTCAAGGTGCACGAGATTCCCGAAGCCAGCCGCGGCGCCAAGGGCAAGGCCCTGGTGAATTTGCTGGCGCTGTCGAAAGATGAAAAGGTGACAGCCACGATGCCCGTGAAGGAGTATCGAGACGATCGCTTCGTAGTCATGGCGACGAAGCAGGGCGTGATCAAGAAGACGGAATTGTCGGCCTACAGCAATCCGCGCCAGGGAGGCATCATTGCCCTATCGCTGGATCAGGGCGATAAGCTCATTGCGGTGCATGTGACGGACGGGTCGCGCGAAATGCTGCTGGGTACGAAGCAAGGCATCACGATCCGCTTTAAAGAAGAAGATGTCCGGTCGATGGGCCGGACCGCCCACGGCGTCAAGGGTATTACGCTGGAACCAGGCGACGAAGTGATCGGTATGGAAACGATTACACCCGATTCGACGACCGCGATTTTGACCGTCACGGAAGGCGGGTATGGGAAGCGCACGCCGGTGAATGATTACCGAGTCCAAGGTCGCGGCGGAAAAGGCATCATCAGCGTCAAGACCACGGAGCGGAACGGCTTGGCGGTCGGCTTCCTCCAAGTGCGCGAAGGCGACGAAATCATGTTGATGGCGGCGAAGGGCAAGTTGCTGCGCTGTAAAGTCGACGACATTCGAGAAGTCGGCCGGAATACCCAAGGTGTACGGGTGCTGGACCTCGACGGCGATGATGATCGCGTCGTGGGGGTGGCCCGGTTGGCAGAAGTGGTAGAGGCGATCCCCGAGGATCAACCGGAGGCCTAGCCCAGCGGCCTGTCTCGCCGCACAAGTCTTTCATGCACGAGCAGGCACCTTTCTCAACGCTCCCTGCCGGTCCCAAGGCCAAAAAGCCGTTGGATACGGTCGTGAAACTGGCGCTCGCGGTCTTCGTCGGGTCGTTCGCGCTCATTTGGGGCGGCATGTATCTCAGTCGCCCGGACCGGTCGATTCCTCCCTATAGCGTCGGATCGCAAAACGGCCATCTTGTCGCGACGCATGTGCCTCCGGGAACCACCGACCAGCAGATCGAGACCTTGTTGAACCGGTTTCGAAAGGTGGGGCACCAGACCCACGATTTCGGCCCTATGAAGATCCGGCCCACGACGCCGGACGATGCCGGCAGCCGGTATCGGCGCATGCTCGTGTATGTGTTCGATGATGACGGGTGGACCGATCCCGAGATGCTCGCGAAATATGTGGCCGGCGACGCCACGATCGCCAAAGAGTTCGAGAAGTCCGTTCGCGGATATTATCGACTGCACGATGAGGAGGAGGAGGGTGGCGTCGGCCCTCTGCCCAAGGCGGGCGAACTCTCGGCGGCCACGCGCGTGCTGTTCAAGGGACGCGTGACGGATCCCCTTCCGGTGGAAGCGGAATCGCCAGAGAAGGATAATTCGATATCACCTCTCTAAAGCGCTGGCGGATACCGGGGTCCTGAATGGCAGAGGCATGGGCTGCGAACTCGGCCAGCTCTTGGTCGGACGCACCGGTGTTTTGAGGGGTCGGAGCCGCCGGAGCGGGCTCCGGTTGCTGCGAAGGAATCTCGCCTACGCGCAGCACAATGTCCGTCAGAAGTTCCGATCCGGCCTCGGTATTTAGTTTGGCTAAGAGGGCGGGCTTAAGGAACGTCAGTTGCTGGAGCCACACGGAATTTTCGACGAGCAGATAGAGTTTGTGGAAGCGGATCTGGACGGGCCAGGTATGCGAGCCGATCGGTTCTCCGACGAGGGCCGGCCACTGTTGCTGGATGCGTACCTCGATGAGCCGCGTTTCCAAGCCGAGTTGTTTGGCCACGCTGGAGAGGATCGTACCGAACGAGACGAGAGGACCGGAGCTAACCATAGGCCATCTTAGGCTTGGAGCGCGAAGAGGGTCAAGGCATCGAACGAGTCAGAGCGATATGTCGAAAGAAAAAGAGGATCAATACAAAGCCGTCGTCACGAACCGGAAAGCGTATCACGACTATTTCATCGAAGAGAAGTTCGAAGTCGGGATTGTGCTGTTAGGCACCGAGGTCAAGTCTCTTCGGGACGGACGCGTGAATCTGCTGGACAGCTATGCGTCGGTGCGCGACGGAGAGGTCTTTCTGCACCATTGCCATATCAGCCCCTATAGTCATGGCAATATGATGAATCACGATCCGATGCGGGTGCGGAAGCTGCTCCTGCACAAGAAAGAGATCAACAAGCTGCTCGGCAAGACGCAACAGAAAGGGCTGACGCTCATCCCTCTCCGCCTGTACTTCAACGACCGAGGTCGCGCGAAGCTGGAACTTGGATTGGCAAAAGGGAAGAAGCTCTACGATCGACGAGAAACCATCAAGACGCGCGAAGCCGGACGCGAGGTCGAACGGGCCATCAAAGACCGGAAGTAGGTTTTCGCCCCGATTCCCCACGGCTCACGGCGCATGCAGAGCCATTTCCATCGATCATAAGCATTGGATTCAGTGTGAGTAATTGGCCTTAACGGCACGGGTATTTTTGCGACTTGACTTTAGTCCTAGTTAGAACTATCTTCCTGGGGTGACCGTTCAGCTAACTCACTTTGGGGGTGCCATATGAAGGCGTTCTTTCGAACAGATGATGGGTGGTCCGGTATGATCCTGCGGCTCACGTTGGGTCTGGTGATGTTCCCGCACGGAGCGCAGAAACTGCTTGGCTGGTATGGTGGATTCGGTTTCGACGGCACGATGGGGTTCTTTACCCAGAAGCTGGGTTTGCCCTGGATCATTGCTCTCCTGGTCATCATTGGAGAGTTTTTCGGAAGCCTCGGTCTGGTAAGTGGATTCCTGACGAGGTTCAGTGCGGGTTCTCTCATCGTCATCATGCTCGGGGCCGTCACGATGGCCCATCTGCCCCACGGGTTTTTTATGAACTGGTTCGGGCAGCAACAGGGTGAAGGCTACGAGTATCATCTCTTAGTGATCGGCATTGCAGCGGCGCTGCTGGTAACCGGGGGCGGGAAATGGTCGGTGGACGGGAAGCTGGCGGAACGGTTCTGACGCACACACGAAAGGAGTAACGGCGATGTTTGTCGTACTTGGTGCTACCGGACACACAGGATCGGCGGTTGTGGAAACGTTACTGGCGCGCAAGCAGCCGGTGCGGGTCGTTGTGCGCTCAGTGGATAAAGGTGCCGCATGGAAAGCGAAGGGGGCGGACGTTGCGGTTGCGTCGCTGGAAGATATCTCCGCGATGACCAAAGCCTTGGCGGGCGCGAACGACGTCTACCTGCTGGTTCCACCGAACTACGGGGCAACGGCCTGGCTCTCCGAACAACGGCAACGGATGGATCAGGCCGCGGAAGCTGTGAAGACCAGCGGAGTCCCGCACGTCGTCTTTCTATCATCTGTCGGCGGCCACATTGCGGGGGGCACCGGGCCGATCCGGGCCGCTCGTTACGGAGAACAGGCACTGGGAGCCGTCGCGAAGAATCTGACCATCCTGCGCCCCTGTTATTTTATGGAGAACTGGGCGCCGGGAATCGGCATGGCGAAGGGCCAGGGTCTGCTGCCGACCTTCATCGCACCGACAGCCAGGGTGCCGATGATTTCGACCAGGGATATCGGCCGCACGGGAGCGGAACAGTTGATTGCGGGCGGCCGGGGTAAACAGGTTATAGAGCTGGCAGGACCGGAAGAGTACAGTCCCAATGATGTGGCAGCCGCACTCGGACAGATTTTGGGGAAGTCGGTGTCGGCGCAACATGCGCCGCTCAACGCGGTGGTGCCGATGTTCACGTCGTTCGGGTTCTCCATGGAAGCGGCTACCTTATTCGAAGAGATGTACGCAGCCTTTGCGAAGGGCGCGATCGGGTATGAACATCCCGAGCGACTCGTGCGGGGCACCGTCACGCTTGCCGAGGCTTTGCGAAGCCTGGCGTAAGAAAGGAGGCCATCATGGCCACAGACACGACAAAGACAAAGACTGTGCTCGGTGTCTATCAGCCCGGATCTGCACACATGGTCGGCGATGGATTTCCTGTGCGGAATCTCTTCCCGAGTAACGATCTCGATCGGGCGGTCGATCCGTTTCTCATGCTCGACTACGCGGGGCCGCAGTACTTCCCCCCCACAGACCATCCGCGCGGCGTGGGAGAACATCCGCATCGGGGATTTGAAACCGTGACGATCGTCTATGAAGGCGTGCTGGCGCATCGTGACTCGACCGGCAGCGGCGGCGTCATTGGTCCTGGCGATGTCCAATGGATGACGGCGGCATCCGGAATCGTCCATGAGGAGTTTCACGAGAAGGCCTTTGCGAAGAAGGGCGGCACGCTCCATGCCATTCAGTTATGGGTGAATCTGCCGCGTGCGTCGAAAATGTCGGCACCGGGCTACCAGACGATTCTGAACGCGGATATTCCGGTCGTCGATCTGGATGGTCGCGGGACGTTGCGCGTGATCGCCGGATCCAATGGGGGACAGAAGGGCCCGGCGCGCACGTTCACGGCGATTCAATTGTATGACGTGCAGGTGAACGCGGGCGGTCGTGCCTCGTTGACGGTGCCTGATGGGGACAACAGCTCGATCTTCGTGTTGCAGGGCCGTGTTTCGGTGAACGGGTCACGCGAGGCCGGCGAAGCCGAACTCATCGTCTGTGAGCGGAACGGTTCGCAGATCACGGTCGACGCGAGCGCGGAAAGTCGGCTGCTGGTGATGAGCGGTACCCCGATCGATGAACCGATTGCTCGCTATGGTCCTTTTGTCATGAATACCCGTGAAGAGTTGGTGCAGGCGGCGAGGGATTATCAGGCCGGCAAGATGGGACATTTATCGTGACGGAGAAGGGGCTTCACATTGAGGTGTATTCGGACGTCGTCTGTCCCTGGTGTTATGTCGGGAAGCGGCGACTGGAACGAGCGCTGACGGAGTTCGGCGGAGCCGCACGAATAGCCTGGCGACCGTTCCAGCTGAATCCGACGATGCCGAAGGACGGGATGGATCGAACGGCCTATCTCGAAGCCAAGTTCGGGAGCCTGGATTCATTCCGGCAACTGGAGGAGCATGTGCTGGCCGCCGGAGCATCGGAGCGGATTGCTTTCGCATTTGAGAAGATCGCGCGGGCCCCGAACACCTTCCTGGCGCATCGACTGATTTGGTTAGCCGAACGGGAAGGATGCCAGGACGCGGTTGTCGATTCGCTGTTCCGTGGTTACTTCGAGGAGGGAGCGGAGATCGGATCGAGCGCGACGCTGATCCGACTGGCTGAGCGTGCCGGGTTGAGCAAGGAGGTCGCGGAACGTGTACTCCAGAGTGAGGAGGGCACGGCGGAGGTGAAGGCTGAAGAAGCCGCCGGTCATGCGCTCGGGATTCGCGGAGTTCCCTACTTCTTCGTGAACGGGACGTATGCGATTTCGGGTGCCCAACCGGTGGAGACATTTGTATCGGCGCTCAAGCGAGTGGCGGTGGACCATACTGAACGAAAGGCAGGTGTGTAATGGCCGTGCAAGTCTACGGATGCAACCACATCGTGATCGAAGTCACCGATGCCAGGAAGGCCGTGAAGTTCTATTCGGATGTCTTTGGCTTGAAGATGTTGCGTGGGGGTGAAGGCGCGGCCTGGTGCAAGCTGGGCGAGCATCAGTTCATGGCGATCTTCGAAGTGGACACGTTGCAGCCGGATCGCATGAAGCATTTCGGCCTCATGGTTCGGGACGAGCAACAGATCAAGGACGTGCGGAAGAAGCTCATCAACAAGTACAAGCTGAAGCCAGCGTCCGGCTTGCGGTGCGATTTCCGCGACCCCTGGGGCAATCGTTTTCAAGTCGGCGATCTGAGTGATGAGTCGTTGGTCTGGCTCCTCCCCTATCAGGAAGTGCAGAAGGCCGGGATTACATTCACGGGGAAGCCGTACAAGGAGAAACGGTCGTGAGCACGAGAGTCGACAAGCGACGCTGACTGACCTATTTGCCCATATCTGTGAGGGCAAGGTCGTCAGCGAGACTTCACACTAGAGGAGCCTGTTATGGCAGACCCGCAATGGACGGACATTGGCAGCGTCGATGAGTTGAAGCAGAAGCCTCTGCAAGAGGTTTCCTCCGGGAAGACGACGATCGCACTGACGTATAAAGATGGGGCGTTTTCCGCAATCTCAGGAATTTGCAATCATGTCGGTGGTCCGTTGGGCGACGGCGCCCTTGACGGCGACTATGTCGTCTGTCCCTGGCACTACTGGAAGTTCCATCGCCAAACCGGGCAAGGAGAGCCGGGGTACGAGCAGGATCAGGTTCCGGCCTATGCGACCAAAGTGGAGAACGGCCGGCTCTACGTGGATCTTGCTTCGGCGACGAAACGAAAGAAGCAGAAACACGAGCCTCATCTGCTCGCCCGCCCGGTGGTGCGCCAGGCCGGCCCGATCCGCGTCGTGGGGATCTCGACGACGGTTATGACCCTGGAACATCCGCGGTACAGCACGTCCGACGCGATGTTGGACGTCGCGCTTGAGCATGCCTCAAAAGCGCTGCAACTTGAGACACAATGCATCAAGCTCCGCGAGCTGACCTTTCGTGCCTGCGAGGGGTTCTATTCGAAATCCGCTTCTGCCTGCACCTGGCCCTGCTCGATCACGCAGATGGATCCGACGGACCAGCTTGACCGCGTGTACGAAGCGATCGTGCATTGGGCCGATGTCATTCTCATTTCAACCCCGATCCGCTGGGGCAACGCCAGCAGCCTGTATTACAAGATGGTCGAGCGGATGAACTGCATCCAGAATCAGGAGACCATCGCGAATAAACACCTGCTCAAAAACAAAGTGGCGGCATTCATCATCATGGGCGGCCAAGACAATGTCCAAGGTGTGGCGGGACAACTTATGACCTTTTTCGCCGAAGTTGGCTGCCAGTTCCCGCAGTTCCCGTTTATCGCCCATTCCAGAGGCTGGAGTGCCGAGGACATGGAACGGAATGTCAAAGAAGTACAGGACAGCCAGGAACTTCTGAAGGGGGCGCAAGAACTCGTCGTCCGCGCGGCGGATTTGGCGAAACTCATGATCGGCGGTCAGCTCCCTGACCATCCGCTTGCCCGCGGCGGACGCAAGGCGCATCAGCTCGATAGTGAGCCGATGGGATAGGTCATTAGCAGAAGCAGTGTTTACGAATCGTGTCTCCTATCTGTGGGGTGCAGGAATGAAAGCGCACTATCTCGGCCATGTCGTGTTTTATGTGAAGGATCTTGAGCGATCGCTCGGCTTCTATCGCGATCTCTTGGGCTTCAAAGAGGTGGGCCGGATCTTCAACGGTGCGGCGGCGGCGTTGACGTCCGGCCGGACGCATCATGAGTTGCTATTGATCCAGGTCGGTGACGCGCCCGGCCCGTCGACCGGCCGGCGTCGGGGCCTCTATCACATCGGCATTAAGGTGGGAGACAGCCTGGAGGAATTGCGTGCCGCGAAGCAGGAATTGGAGCAGGCGGGTGTGACTATAGACGGGATGAGCGACCACACGGTGAGCCAGAGTTTGTACCTGCGTGATCCCGATGGGAATGAAGTCGAAGTGTATGTCGATGCGGATGAATCGTTGTGGAAGAACAATCCGGCGGCGGTTGTGTCGCCGATCAAGCCGCTTTATTTATAACCTCACAAGGAAGGACAACACATGGAAAAGCCGGTCATCGCAGCCAAGCAACCCGCAGTCTTGTCGTTGGAGCCGGGCACCTATTATTGGTGCCGCTGCGGACGCTCGAAGAGCCAGCCGTTTTGCGACGGGGCGCACAAGGGCACGGATTTCACCCCCATGGAGTTTACGACGACCGAAAAGAAGCAGGTGGCGTTGTGCCAGTGCAAGCAGACCAAGAATCCGCCGTTCTGCGACGGAGCCCATAAAGCGCTGTAACGTGTTTCAGGGAGTGTGAGTCCTACGTCGTTTCCGGCTGTCGTTTCCAGCGATTGTGCAGCCAAAGCCAGCTTTCGGGGTGGCGACGGATCACTTGTTCGAATTGCGTGCTCATGACCTGGGTATAGATCTGGATCCGTGCTGCGGGATCCTCGACCGGTGGGAAGACGACGGGCTCAAACACGAGTCGGAAGCGCTCCCCGTTACGGACAAGATAGGCAAACATGACTGGCGCGCCGGTGCGGATGTGTAGCAGTGCCGGCAGTGTGGTCGAGGAGGCCGGGCGGCCGAAGAAGTCGACGAAGACGCCGCCGCTCGACAAGCTCTGATCGATCATCATGCCGATGATGCCCCGGCTCTTGAGACAT
This portion of the Nitrospira sp. genome encodes:
- a CDS encoding DoxX family protein; the protein is MKAFFRTDDGWSGMILRLTLGLVMFPHGAQKLLGWYGGFGFDGTMGFFTQKLGLPWIIALLVIIGEFFGSLGLVSGFLTRFSAGSLIVIMLGAVTMAHLPHGFFMNWFGQQQGEGYEYHLLVIGIAAALLVTGGGKWSVDGKLAERF
- the smpB gene encoding SsrA-binding protein SmpB; the protein is MSKEKEDQYKAVVTNRKAYHDYFIEEKFEVGIVLLGTEVKSLRDGRVNLLDSYASVRDGEVFLHHCHISPYSHGNMMNHDPMRVRKLLLHKKEINKLLGKTQQKGLTLIPLRLYFNDRGRAKLELGLAKGKKLYDRRETIKTREAGREVERAIKDRK
- a CDS encoding DUF721 domain-containing protein, translated to MVSSGPLVSFGTILSSVAKQLGLETRLIEVRIQQQWPALVGEPIGSHTWPVQIRFHKLYLLVENSVWLQQLTFLKPALLAKLNTEAGSELLTDIVLRVGEIPSQQPEPAPAAPTPQNTGASDQELAEFAAHASAIQDPGIRQRFREVISNYPSLAIPLPPEGDPSRVP
- a CDS encoding pirin family protein; the encoded protein is MATDTTKTKTVLGVYQPGSAHMVGDGFPVRNLFPSNDLDRAVDPFLMLDYAGPQYFPPTDHPRGVGEHPHRGFETVTIVYEGVLAHRDSTGSGGVIGPGDVQWMTAASGIVHEEFHEKAFAKKGGTLHAIQLWVNLPRASKMSAPGYQTILNADIPVVDLDGRGTLRVIAGSNGGQKGPARTFTAIQLYDVQVNAGGRASLTVPDGDNSSIFVLQGRVSVNGSREAGEAELIVCERNGSQITVDASAESRLLVMSGTPIDEPIARYGPFVMNTREELVQAARDYQAGKMGHLS
- a CDS encoding CDGSH iron-sulfur domain-containing protein, whose translation is MEKPVIAAKQPAVLSLEPGTYYWCRCGRSKSQPFCDGAHKGTDFTPMEFTTTEKKQVALCQCKQTKNPPFCDGAHKAL
- a CDS encoding VOC family protein, with translation MFTNRVSYLWGAGMKAHYLGHVVFYVKDLERSLGFYRDLLGFKEVGRIFNGAAAALTSGRTHHELLLIQVGDAPGPSTGRRRGLYHIGIKVGDSLEELRAAKQELEQAGVTIDGMSDHTVSQSLYLRDPDGNEVEVYVDADESLWKNNPAAVVSPIKPLYL
- a CDS encoding VOC family protein; protein product: MAVQVYGCNHIVIEVTDARKAVKFYSDVFGLKMLRGGEGAAWCKLGEHQFMAIFEVDTLQPDRMKHFGLMVRDEQQIKDVRKKLINKYKLKPASGLRCDFRDPWGNRFQVGDLSDESLVWLLPYQEVQKAGITFTGKPYKEKRS
- a CDS encoding NAD(P)H-binding protein; its protein translation is MFVVLGATGHTGSAVVETLLARKQPVRVVVRSVDKGAAWKAKGADVAVASLEDISAMTKALAGANDVYLLVPPNYGATAWLSEQRQRMDQAAEAVKTSGVPHVVFLSSVGGHIAGGTGPIRAARYGEQALGAVAKNLTILRPCYFMENWAPGIGMAKGQGLLPTFIAPTARVPMISTRDIGRTGAEQLIAGGRGKQVIELAGPEEYSPNDVAAALGQILGKSVSAQHAPLNAVVPMFTSFGFSMEAATLFEEMYAAFAKGAIGYEHPERLVRGTVTLAEALRSLA
- a CDS encoding DsbA family oxidoreductase, whose amino-acid sequence is MTEKGLHIEVYSDVVCPWCYVGKRRLERALTEFGGAARIAWRPFQLNPTMPKDGMDRTAYLEAKFGSLDSFRQLEEHVLAAGASERIAFAFEKIARAPNTFLAHRLIWLAEREGCQDAVVDSLFRGYFEEGAEIGSSATLIRLAERAGLSKEVAERVLQSEEGTAEVKAEEAAGHALGIRGVPYFFVNGTYAISGAQPVETFVSALKRVAVDHTERKAGV
- a CDS encoding NAD(P)H-dependent oxidoreductase, translated to MADPQWTDIGSVDELKQKPLQEVSSGKTTIALTYKDGAFSAISGICNHVGGPLGDGALDGDYVVCPWHYWKFHRQTGQGEPGYEQDQVPAYATKVENGRLYVDLASATKRKKQKHEPHLLARPVVRQAGPIRVVGISTTVMTLEHPRYSTSDAMLDVALEHASKALQLETQCIKLRELTFRACEGFYSKSASACTWPCSITQMDPTDQLDRVYEAIVHWADVILISTPIRWGNASSLYYKMVERMNCIQNQETIANKHLLKNKVAAFIIMGGQDNVQGVAGQLMTFFAEVGCQFPQFPFIAHSRGWSAEDMERNVKEVQDSQELLKGAQELVVRAADLAKLMIGGQLPDHPLARGGRKAHQLDSEPMG